The bacterium region TTCCCATTTTGAAGTTAACCAATTACCTTCTTCACCTTTATATGGCGGAGTATTTGTAGCACTGAGATAAATATATTCAAAAGCCTCATTTGCCAGAAATAATACATAGTCAGGAACTTCTACAAAAGGCAAATTATATCTTTCTCCTATATAACTATCTACAAGGCTTTCAGCATCTCTTATCCAATTTTCAACTAATTTCCTTGAAATAGTTTTCTTCTCCTCAATCTTCTCCTTTAATATAGGAAACCTTTCTATAACTCCGTCATATGT contains the following coding sequences:
- a CDS encoding DUF1320 family protein; translation: MYLTYDGVIERFPILKEKIEEKKTISRKLVENWIRDAESLVDSYIGERYNLPFVEVPDYVLFLANEAFEYIYLSATNTPPYKGEEGNWLTSKWERLISMLEEVRDGLKLLFDKQGNTIAPSKRKVSSIRSNKENVDQIFTMKDFWEQTVDENYDKEP